Genomic segment of Malania oleifera isolate guangnan ecotype guangnan chromosome 7, ASM2987363v1, whole genome shotgun sequence:
ATCAAATCTGATACAGTGATAACCCAAAGAAAGATCCAAAAGAACCCTTCTCACAGTCACAGTCACCACCTAGCCATGCATGCATGAGGTCATGACAGATCCAGCTGCAACTTTTCAAGGATTTGATGTCTCTGACAATTAAAAATCCGACGTAAACAAAAACCAATTAATTAACACAGCTAAGAGGCGAGAAATTAACAACAGCCGATCGAGGCTTTATACATATACACAGTTACAACTAAGTTTATATAAATAACATACAAAAGATTTCTCAGATGGATCATATATTAAAAGATTGATTATACGTACAAATATGAAATGCATGGTCGTCGTGGATAGCTAGCTAGGCATCCAGGGAGGCAGCTGCATGTTTCTGCACCGTTTTAAATTTTCGTGGCATATTTAAGAGAGTGTGGGAAAATTGGCGAGCTTTATCGGTTTATGATCTTGGCCTTTACTTGCTTCTTTGCTCTTCAAAGAATTTGATCGGTGGAAAACTGATGAGTGAATTTTTCTGAGCCTACTGCTTGCCTTCGGGGCCTTCTTTTATGCTCATCTCTACCCCTTCGACCGCACCAAAACCTCCATCCTCGGCAATGGTGGAAGCCGAGTCGATCCCCGACCCTGCCTGGATTTCCTTGAACATTGCCATGACTTGGATCATGGTAGGGCGCCGCCACGGTCGATCGTCCAAGCAAGCACAAGCTACCTTCAAGTGCTGCAAGAGCTCAATCTCCAGGCTGGGGTCCTCCGTGAGCTCCGAATCAAATATGTCGCTTATTCTCAACTTGGTGTGCTGCTTCACCCACCCCACAAGGTTGTTGTCCCCAAAATCGGATGAATCTGTAGGCTGCCTTCCCGTTAGCAGCTCGAGTAGAACAACACCATAGCTGTAAACATCGCCCTTCGTGGAACATCTGAAGCTCTGGTAGTACTCGGGAGGGACATAACCAGGTGTGCCTGCAAGCGTGCTCACGCTCAAATGGGTGTCCATCGCACTCATCAGCCTTGCCATTCCAAAATCGGAGACTCGGGCTTCCAAGTTCTCATCGAGCAGGACATTGCTCGATTTCATGTCCCGGTGAATGATGTGGGGAATGCAATTGTGGTGAAGAAAAGCAAGTCCCCTAGCAGCTCCAATGGCTATCTTCCTCCTTGCCGACCAACTCAGCTTGATCCCGGCTTTCTTCCGGTCATGCAAGATATCTTCCAGGCTTCCGAACCTCATGTATTCATAAACCAAAAGCCGTTCTTCCCCAACCTTGCAATAGCCCAAGAGGGGCACAAGATTTCGGTGCTTGATTTTCCCAATGGTTTCCATTTCAGCGGTGAATTCCCGATCCCCCTGCCCGCTAATGTGTATCAACTTCTTGATGGCTACAATGCTTCCGTCTTTCAGCTGGGCTTTGTAGACGTCCCCAAACCCTCCAGAGCCAATGAGACTGTCATTGTGGAAGCCATGGGTGGCCTCAAGAAGGTCTGCAAAAGTCAGCTTTCGAAGGGGCTTCTCAAAAGTGGCAAGATTAATACTCAAAGCTTCACGGGCACCGGTTAGCTTCCAACCTCCATTGGCAGTCCCAGAGTGAGAATTGCTGTCGATATAAATATCGAGGGCAGACGAatccttcttcctcctcctcttcttcgcCTCCACAGCAACAAAGATCAATCCAAAGATACAAAAGAGGGAAAATAACAAACCCATCGCCACACTCCCTGCAAGGGATGCTTGTCCGCGGGACTTCCTATGCTGGGAATGCGAATTCATGCCCGAATTCCCCCCACATCGAGGGAGAGGGTACCCGCAGAGGCCGGAATTGTTAATGTATCTATAATCAGGAAAGGATTCGAACTGAGATGATTCGGGAATCATCCCCCAGAGATGGTTGTTCGACAGATCGAGATCCGAGAGCAATGTAAGGCTTGTCAAGGATCCAGGGATCACCCCTTGGAGCTGATTGTGGGAGAGATCAAGAATGTTCAcactcctcaagctcccaagctCTTGGGGGATTGGACCAGAAAGATTGTTATGGCCTAAATTCAAAACTTGAACATAGTACATAGTCCCACCCTCCTTGGGAATACTACCGGATAACACATTGTAAGAAAGATCAAGAAAAATCATGGATCCATTattgttaaatgtgggttggatTATACCTCCGTAGACTCTCGTGAAGTTGCAGGGGCTTCTGGTTGAAATTCTCGGCAGCTGCTGTTGCCTAATTCCTGCAAACTCGACGAGGTTGCCTGCTCCGTGACACCCTTTATTGCTCCCATCATTCTTAATGTAAGCAAACCTCTTTCCGGCGACGAGACCAGCAACGATGTTGCCGGATTGCTTGAACAGAGCAGGAGGAATTGTGCCGCTCAGTAAATTGCTATTGAGATCGAGCCATATCAGTCTCTGGCAATCGCCGAGCTCCGGCGGAATCTGACCCTGAAATGAGTTGTTTCCGAGCTTGAGAATGGCTAAACTGCTTAACCGCCCGATCCAGGGAGGGATCTCGCCACTTAACCGATTGTTCGACAGCGAGATCCAATTCAGATTTGTGCAATTGCTCAGACCAGAAGGAATCGATCCGGTCAATTCGTTAAAATCCAAAATAAGGCTCTCCAGCATCCGCAGGTTCATCAAATCTTCGGGGATTTCTCCCTGTAGCTGATTTAACCAAATCATCAAGTCACGAAGGTTTGACAGTGATCCCAAGCTAGAAGGGATCGTGCCCGTGAGGTAATTGAAGCTGAGATCGAGGGAGACAAGGTCCGAGCAGTTGCCCAGAGTCGCCGGAATAGGTCCGGTGAACATATTGTTCTGAAGATACAGTTCCTTCAAGCTGTTTCGAGAAGATTGACAGAGCCCAGAAGGGATTAATCCGGACAAATTATTGGAACTAACATCCAAAGTCTCCAAATGGGTAGGCACCGACAAAGTATCCGGCAAGACCCCGGCGAAGTAGTTGTTTGACAAGACAAGCTTCTTCAACTGAGTCATTTTCAGCACAGTATCGACGGGTAATTCGCCGGAGAATTCGTTGCTAGACAAGTTAATAGATTCCAAAGAAGAACAAGAGCTTAAACTATCGGGAACCGTACCAAAGAAATTATTGTACGAAAGATCGAGCTCGACGAGGGTCAAGCACAAATCTGCAAGATTCGCCGGCAATCCGCCCTGGAATTTGTTGTACGAAAGATACAGAAACTGCAAGGTTCCGGTAGGGAGCGCTGGAATAGCGCCGGAAAATTGATTGCTCGACAAGTTCAAGAAGCTGAGTTGCTTGCAGGAAGAGAGTTCGTCCTTTATTTCGCCTGAAAATTTGTTCGCCGACAGATCAAGATACTGCAGAGCTAAGCAATCCCCGAATGAGGGCACCACTGAAGTGAAATTGTTGGAAGATAAATCGAGGTACTCCAAATTAGCACAACCGGAGAAGGGAACGCTTCCGGTGGCCTTGTTGCCTCTCAGAGACAAACGCTTCAGCTCGCCGCAACCCACCGGTAAGAGGGATGAAACGACGTTTTGCCCCGAGATCCGATTGTAAGAAAGGTCCAGAGTCTGCAAATTCTTGAGGATTAAGCCGACGGAACCGGAATCCTTCACTCCGGCAGAAAACTCCAACGGATTAAACGACAGATTCAGAGATTTCAAACCAGAGCAAGCGGATAGACCTGAAAAAATATCCGAAACAGACCCAGATAGACTATTGTTGGAAAGATCCAAATCAGTGAAGAACACACTGCATCGATATCCAGAAATGGAAGAAACAGAGCCGGTGAGATTCGCGGAGCTCAAGTGAAGACTCTCCAAGAGCTCTAAGCTCATGAGATAAGAAGCGACGGAGCTAAAATCGGAGCTAAGGGGGAAAGAGCTTAGGTCTACAAAGGAAACACGAGCTCCCTTACAGGAGACGCCCCTGAAGAGGCAAGGGTTTTGGGCTGATTGCCAGTTTGAGAGAAGAGCAGGGTTGGGGAGCGTGGCCTTAAATTGGAGAAGAAGGTGGGTGTCTCTGTAGACGCCATTAAGGGCTGAGGGAGAAGCTTGGAGACAGGGGGAAGTGAGAGAGAAGAGCAATAGGCAGTGGTAGACAGAGAAGAGCTTCTGGGGAGTTAGGGAGTGGCAGTGCGCAGTAGAACAGAGAGTGCTCATCTTCATTTCTGCGATTTGGGAAGCGGGGTATAGTCTAGA
This window contains:
- the LOC131160501 gene encoding systemin receptor SR160, yielding MKMSTLCSTAHCHSLTPQKLFSVYHCLLLFSLTSPCLQASPSALNGVYRDTHLLLQFKATLPNPALLSNWQSAQNPCLFRGVSCKGARVSFVDLSSFPLSSDFSSVASYLMSLELLESLHLSSANLTGSVSSISGYRCSVFFTDLDLSNNSLSGSVSDIFSGLSACSGLKSLNLSFNPLEFSAGVKDSGSVGLILKNLQTLDLSYNRISGQNVVSSLLPVGCGELKRLSLRGNKATGSVPFSGCANLEYLDLSSNNFTSVVPSFGDCLALQYLDLSANKFSGEIKDELSSCKQLSFLNLSSNQFSGAIPALPTGTLQFLYLSYNKFQGGLPANLADLCLTLVELDLSYNNFFGTVPDSLSSCSSLESINLSSNEFSGELPVDTVLKMTQLKKLVLSNNYFAGVLPDTLSVPTHLETLDVSSNNLSGLIPSGLCQSSRNSLKELYLQNNMFTGPIPATLGNCSDLVSLDLSFNYLTGTIPSSLGSLSNLRDLMIWLNQLQGEIPEDLMNLRMLESLILDFNELTGSIPSGLSNCTNLNWISLSNNRLSGEIPPWIGRLSSLAILKLGNNSFQGQIPPELGDCQRLIWLDLNSNLLSGTIPPALFKQSGNIVAGLVAGKRFAYIKNDGSNKGCHGAGNLVEFAGIRQQQLPRISTRSPCNFTRVYGGIIQPTFNNNGSMIFLDLSYNVLSGSIPKEGGTMYYVQVLNLGHNNLSGPIPQELGSLRSVNILDLSHNQLQGVIPGSLTSLTLLSDLDLSNNHLWGMIPESSQFESFPDYRYINNSGLCGYPLPRCGGNSGMNSHSQHRKSRGQASLAGSVAMGLLFSLFCIFGLIFVAVEAKKRRRKKDSSALDIYIDSNSHSGTANGGWKLTGAREALSINLATFEKPLRKLTFADLLEATHGFHNDSLIGSGGFGDVYKAQLKDGSIVAIKKLIHISGQGDREFTAEMETIGKIKHRNLVPLLGYCKVGEERLLVYEYMRFGSLEDILHDRKKAGIKLSWSARRKIAIGAARGLAFLHHNCIPHIIHRDMKSSNVLLDENLEARVSDFGMARLMSAMDTHLSVSTLAGTPGYVPPEYYQSFRCSTKGDVYSYGVVLLELLTGRQPTDSSDFGDNNLVGWVKQHTKLRISDIFDSELTEDPSLEIELLQHLKVACACLDDRPWRRPTMIQVMAMFKEIQAGSGIDSASTIAEDGGFGAVEGVEMSIKEGPEGKQ